The sequence below is a genomic window from Sceloporus undulatus isolate JIND9_A2432 ecotype Alabama chromosome 5, SceUnd_v1.1, whole genome shotgun sequence.
TCTGGCATCTTGAACATCCTAGGACTGACTTTGGCCCCCTTCACGGCAGGTGGGAGCTTAATCCTGACAGCCACTGGGATTGGTTTAGGGGCAGTTGCCGCAGTCACTGGCATGTCCAGTACTTTAtatgaaaatgtaaataattcaaaggaaaaggaaagagcacAAGAGCTAATAAGTGAATGCCAAAAATGCCTAAGAAATGTCTTGCCTACCAGTGGGATAGATTTCAGTTCTCAATGCCCACTGAATAATGGAGCTGTTGGGGAAAACGTCAAGCAACTTGTTTCCAACGTTGCCAGTCAAGTTCCCAACATGTACAGGGCTGCCAAGGAAATCAGGATGAATGTAAAGGCACTGAAGCTTGCTCGAAACAATCCTGGCTTGAAGGCTTTAGCCAAGCGAGCAACAGCTGTAGGAAGCACATCCCAGCGTACAATCAGGGGGGTCAAAAATGTGAAAAAGGCCTTTGGGGGAACTGCACTTGCAATGACCAGAGGAGCCAGAATGCTAAGCGCTGCCACAGCTGGGGTGTTTCTCCTGTTTGATGTATATGGCATTGCCCAAGATGCTAAACATCTCACACAGGGAGCCAAGGCCGAAACAGCAGCAGAGATAAGAGAAGAAGCCAATAAACTGGAAGAGAAACTGTACAATCTCAACAGGCTGTATGAGGAACTCAAAGGCATTATGTGAGTAAAAGAGACCATGAGCCAGACAACCTATGCATCTATGATGCACTTCTTTTACTGTCTGTTCATCACCTATACCCATATATAGCTCATCTTTAAGTACTCTCCAATATACCCAAAATATACtacacatgtgtgcacatgtgccttcaagtcacttgttgacttatggccaatccatgaatttcataagattttcttaagcaagaaaatccagagatagttttgcctgttcattcctcttaaatatatatattacctGGTATTTTTAGTGGTCACCCATCTCAATATTAACAAAGGTTGTCCCTGCTTAgctccgacagtggaacaaatgaTGGTGATATGCCTGTTGCGATTTGGCAGGGTCAGTCTTCTGGTTAATccacttttcatctgcttttaaaatgtcctggtttatTCCTCCCACATTGCCCCTTTATCTACAGttaacttccattgctgcaaTCTGAgcacaaagtgcaaaagtacctTACACTCTATTAATCCAAGTGgagcagaggagaggaaggagtagAATCTTGTCTTTGGAGCAGACTCAAGAAAATCAAACTTCTTCACTGTCTGCTAGCATGTGTACTCATCcttattcataacttttgccatcttgattacACTTTGATTTTGCTCAGCCACACGTGCCCCACTGTTCATTTATGAAATATTTCAGGACATGTCTCTATGttctatggcagtggttctcaatctttgctTCTACAGGTGTTcagcacttcagctcccagaattcatggcCATGAAGACTGAGAcctctgggagctaaagtccaaatcatctggggAACCAGTTATCAAAAAAGCACTCTTCTGGAGGCAATATTCAGCTATGTAGATTTGACTCAAGGCTGAATAATTCCTAAAATGTTACAAACAAAGCCAGCTTCCATTTGAGCTCACCAGAACTCTTCTTTAAGCTTGGATGGTACAATATTGAGAGGTTTGTAGAAGGAATAAGAAGTCTAAAGATCAAGCCAACTGCATTAGCCATCATTTCTGTAGCCAAACTGACTTGCAAAACACAAACTGCAAATCAGGGAAGAGGAAAGTTGTTATCCATATataatttctttccttttaataGACCCAAGCCTGGCTGTAACCCCTAGTGATCTACCCATTGCCTAGCTAAAGCTTACAGGCCCCTGAAACGGCATAGAACATAAGGATAGGAGCAATCGTgcaatttaaaattgttttaatgaacTTGAAACTTCATTGTGTTTATGGTATTTTAGTGATCTAGTAAAGATGATCCAATAAACTCTGAATTTTTTATCTACACATGGGTCATATGGCTGCTTTCTTTAATATGTAGACTTGGTTGTTGCACTGTTTCTCTGCCATCCCCCTGCTGCCATGGAACATTGCTCCAAAAAGCAATGCTCAGTTGTGTAGAGATGATGgccatgtaatttttaaaaaaatgtataaatgtttCTTGAAACTAGAGACAGAAGATGAACATGTAAAAGAGTGCAAGTTGGCCCCAAAATTTGGGCATAATATCCATATGGGGGAAATGTGGTCCAAAGATATGAGATTTACTCTGTACTTTAGGAAAATGATGTATAGGTGGTATCTAATTCCAAATAAGCTGTTGAAAATGTCCCAGAATGTTTTGAACTAACGTTGGGAACTAATGAGAATGGCtcattttttcatatgtggtggacttgtaagaAGGTAAAATGTTGCTGGCCTAAGATTTATATATTAATCCAAAATTTTTGTAGATAGATTTTGAACAAGAGAGGTGGAACAAGAACAAATTCAAGAAACAATGTTGAAATGGGCTCGTGacacaggagaaaaattggactTGGGAAATTGgatacaaggaagaaaaagaacacaaCAGGTTACACAATGTCAGGATTTGAAAGAGTACTATATTAAAATGTCTCAACATTGGTATTTGACCCCTCAAATAATATCTAAGatctacaaaacaaaacaagacaattGTTGGAACTACCAAGAATTAATAGGCTCTTGATTTCACATCCAGTGGAATTGTCCCAAGGTTAAGAAATTCTGAGGGAAAAATACACACAACAATAAGTAAGATCCTGAGAATTAATGTTTGAATGAAAACAGAAATCTGTTTGTTAAATGATGAAAAGTGATGagaaaaaatacagtacagtaagggctgttcgacagtggaacaaactccctcagagtgtaatggagtctctttccttagaggtctttaaacagaggctggatggccatctgtcggggatgctttgatttggatttcctgcatggcagaatggggttggactggatctcttccaactctatgattctatggtaaccTCGGCCAAAATACTGTTAGCAAAATATTGGGGGGTGGAGATACCCTTAATAGTTGAATGGCTATTTAAATTAGTAGATATGTATAAATTAGATAAGCTAAGCTTGGTTGAACTACAAAGCTGTAGTGAATACAAACAAAGAATGCGCTCCAATTTTGAAATTTTGTAAGAGTAAGTGGAAAGTGTAAAATATTGACAGTTAAATCACTGCTGTTCAAATGAATTACTATTTGAGATTGATAAAATAAGTATGATAAATCATAAATCTAAAATAATGAgctaaaaaggtttttttaagtCAGATGAATTTAGGAAgcataatttttttgtttgtttggtgtttatttgtatttatataatttatgtaAGTAGGTGATTGTCaaggtttttttcctctcttttttatgttttcttcttataatattttttctaaagatagattttgtaatgttaccagaaatgtCTCTGTTGGGCATCATGGATAAAGAAATTGATAGTACATGTGGATTACTTCTTTGATACATGACAAaagcagcaagaatattgtttgatCACACTTGGAAATGTACCAAAGCACagtggaagaatggattgttaacaTTGCTGAGTTAGCCCAAGTGGCCATATTAACAATCAATAGGCTCTTGGTTCCACATGTAATGGAATTGTCCCAAGGTTAAGAAATTCTGAGGAAAAATACCATaccataaaaaaaaattaacatgggGTTAAAAGATTGTTAAAACCCATGTTAATTTGGGTTTATAGGTATTTTggcaataagaaatctaaagatgtaataatctgtggtcatGGTTATTATGGTCATGATTGGGGGATCAGAATAGTATTCTGCTCAGAGTCCCACCGTGTTTTAGTTATATGTCTTTtccccattcttcttcttcttcttttctctttttcttctctgtttctttattttttgaatgtatattactttgattgtaaattagattattagttttaaaaatcaatgaataaataaaatgaaaaaatatgaTTCAGATCCTATTTGCCACTTAAaggcacttttttctttttagaagaaAGTAAAAAATGTGAGACACATCCCCAATTAGACCCCAACCAATAGCACTGCTATATACAATGAAACAAGCAGCCCAAATTAGNNNNNNNNNNNNNNNNNNNNNNNNNNNNNNNNNNNNNNNNNNNNNNNNNNNNNNNNNNNNNNNNNNNNNNNNNNNNNNNNNNNNNNNNNNNNNNNNNNNNNNNNNNNNNNNNNNNNNNNNNNNNNNNNNNNNNNNNNNNNNNNNNNNNNNNNNNNNNNNNNNNNNNNNNNNNNNNNNNNNNNNNNNNNNNNNNNNNNNNNNNNNNNNNNNNNNNNNNNNNNNNNNNNNNNNNNNNNNNNNNNNNNNNNNNNNNNNNNNNNNNNNNNNNNNNNNNNNNNNNNNNNNNNNNNNNNNNNNNNNNNNNNNNNNNNNNNNNNNNNNNNNNNNNNNNNNNNNNNNNNNNNNNNNNNNNNNNNNNNNNNNNNNNNNNNNNNNNNNNNNNNNNNNNNNNNNNNNNNNNNNNNNNNNNNNNNNNNNNNNNNNNNNNNNNNNNNNNNNNNNNNNNNNNNNNNNNNNNNNNNNNNNNNNNNNNNNNNNNNNNNNNNNNNNNNNNNNNNNNNNNNNNNNNNNNNNNNNNNNNNNNNNNNNNNNNNNNNNNNNNNNNNNNNNNNNNNNNNNNNNNNNNNNNNNNNNNNNNNNNNNNNNNNNNNNNNNNNNNNNNNNNNNNNNNNNNNNNNNNNNNNNNNNNNNNNNNNNNNNNNNNNNNNNNNNNNNNNNNNNNNNNNNNNNNNNNNNNNNNNNNNNNNNNNNNNNNNNNNNNNNNNNNNNNNNNNNNNNNNNNNNNNNNNNNNNNNNNNNNNNNNNNNNNNNNNNNNNNNNNNNNNNNNNNNNNNNNNNNN
It includes:
- the LOC121931202 gene encoding apolipoprotein L2-like isoform X1 gives rise to the protein MSSEEYRDHEEELEYGNTLGISESLLDELGDDQWQSLLDKDGDYYMEMLKDDNEFERKERNGAWDEMDSFYLVYFMQEFPAQREKIEKSIQCLREMANDIDKTHKDCTIASIAANSTGASSGILNILGLTLAPFTAGGSLILTATGIGLGAVAAVTGMSSTLYENVNNSKEKERAQELISECQKCLRNVLPTSGIDFSSQCPLNNGAVGENVKQLVSNVASQVPNMYRAAKEIRMNVKALKLARNNPGLKALAKRATAVGSTSQRTIRGVKNVKKAFGGTALAMTRGARMLSAATAGVFLLFDVYGIAQDAKHLTQGAKAETAAEIREEANKLEEKLYNLNRLYEELKGIM
- the LOC121931202 gene encoding apolipoprotein L3-like isoform X2 — protein: MEMLKDDNEFERKERNGAWDEMDSFYLVYFMQEFPAQREKIEKSIQCLREMANDIDKTHKDCTIASIAANSTGASSGILNILGLTLAPFTAGGSLILTATGIGLGAVAAVTGMSSTLYENVNNSKEKERAQELISECQKCLRNVLPTSGIDFSSQCPLNNGAVGENVKQLVSNVASQVPNMYRAAKEIRMNVKALKLARNNPGLKALAKRATAVGSTSQRTIRGVKNVKKAFGGTALAMTRGARMLSAATAGVFLLFDVYGIAQDAKHLTQGAKAETAAEIREEANKLEEKLYNLNRLYEELKGIM